TATGAGCTTGTAATTACCCCCTCAGCACTTCCAGGTGCTGCTTTTGGATATGAATACAAGATGTTACCTTTATCAAAAAAGTTGGAACATATTATCATCATAAAACTCATCAGTTCTACAAGAAATTAAGAAAAAATTCCCCCCTTTCTGTCTCTATATTGGCTTCAATTCTTTCTATATGTTTATGTGTGTGATACTAATATGCAGTTACGCAGACAAATGATACATAGTGTAATTGTATCCgagtattttttcttttcttatcttGTTTTTTAGCTGGTCATCCTCTCTTGAATTTCTTTGCAGGACAAAGATAAATTGATATCTAACTTGAAGACTATACAGGACTATCTCTGCTCCTTTACCTCACAGGTATGGTGTTTGCCATCCTTCCCAACATCAACATAAAATTTGGAAATTCTTCTACATAGATATAACTATCTGAAGAACCCATAAAAAAATAGACATATCTGATGAGAAATCAAACCAATAACCTGCCAGTAAGAGCCTAATCTGCATTAAACCTACTGTACTATCTAATGCAGCTCAGAACTTACCACCAGACTATCTATGAGTTTTCTTGGTATTGGATCCTCTCTTCTTTCGTGTTTTTCTGGCGATAAGCAAATTTAATGAGCGCAACGGTATGATGAAAGCCTTATGATTTATGTCTCAGTACGAAACAAAAATGCTCCTCGAGGAGTATTACAATTAGTGAAATTCCCCTAACTGATGAAACCTTTGTTTATCTTAAACATGTTCTGCAAGGGAGAGAAATGGCTCGATACTCAAGCCATGTATTACGATCACCCATACAATGCCGTCGTTGTAGATCTGATTCGTATTCAATTTGGAAGGTTGGATGCATGATATCACATCAGTCCTTCGAGAAGTTGGACACATGATATCCTACCAATCCTCAAGTACTTGCTGCGCTTCCTGAACTAGAGTCGACTGCCATTCTCCTAAATGCAGCTAGTGATGCATGCTGCTATTTGAATCGTGTGTCGTGGGAGCTAGTCAGCTAGTATCTGGAGTTTGAATCTAGAGTCCATTTCTTTCAAATTCCATTCTCATCCAGATGAATAGATAGAGCTAGAGGAAAGAAGGAGACCACTAAATAGCATCCAAGTCATAGGTTTCAGTTCGCTGTTGGCTGGTCTTTTTGTTTTTTATGTGCTAACTTTATAGAAAATATAGTTGGAGATGCTAAAAGGGGAGCATTCTAAAGCAGagtagaaaaaatagtatattttCTTGTGGTCTGAGGGACTTGCTAGGCAGTTCATGTAAATTTGTCGAGTTATGGGAGAGTCACTTCTTTAACTTTTCTAGAGTTCTTGGTACTACTTCAGGGTTGGAGGCATGCGCCAAAAAAAAGAATTTTATCTTTGGTGAATTGATgacacaaacaacaacatacccagtgtaatcccagaAGTGGGTCCGGAGAGGTGTggtgtgtacgcagaccttacccctacctgaaTTGAAGACACAAGTTACAATAAATAAAAAGCAATCTACAATTGTTACTGGATATTACATATTAGGATGCAAGTTGTCTAATAAGAAATGATTTTTTATTTAACTTATTATTTTAAAGAAAGAAATAATATCCATTTGTCAAATACTCTTTCATGCCTGGTCTGTTTGATTTGACTTTTACAGACTGCATCCCCTCGTTATATGGTTTTAGTTAAGATTATTGATTTGTTGTAACATTCACGTTTTTTATCCCGTGGGATCTGCATTCTTTATGACAGGGTTTAACAGTTGTAAACATATCAGCGACGACGTTTCCACAAACATTGGATTGGCTGCACAACCATCTTTTACAGGTAATTTGCCAATGTATCATTGTTTCCCTGGGGTTAATTTTGTTGATTGCCTCCGAGTCACTGCCGATTTCATCTGGGAAAGTTGAAACCTGAGTAGTGATGTTTTACGTAGCTGAAAGAGAGGTTAAGATATACTTTATAAAGTCTTATTTTTTCTCCTGCTTTCCAGTGTATCGAGCAAGGTACAGCACAGGTTTCTAGGGGTAACAGTGTGGAGATAGCCAAAAAAGACTAGATTACTGCCAGCCGTATCTCGATGATCAATGTAGTCAGCAGACTATTAAGTCCATCCACTGCCTTTGCAGATTTGCCTTGCATGAGCTGCACAGAAGCTGTCTCTACTGTATGTATGGTCTTTTGTGTAGTTCATTCAGTCAAGGTAGTCATGCTATATTTGTAAAAGTTTGACTGCCTGAGAAGTCTTAAGCTGTTAAGACAAACGGCATCTTGTATCTTATGTTTGCCCAGAAGGCGCCTTTAATTTACATCTAGTACCTGAATGAAAGGAATGTGTGAACTGTTTTAATTCATATTACTGTTTTTGTTTCATGTGATACAATTTCCCAATTCCTCAGCACTGCAGATTTTGTCTGCCCCAACATCTGGAAGACGGCCCAACTGGCCCTAATCACCAAAGAAAATGAAGGGGAACTTTCATAAATACAAGATATATAAGAGTTAATTATATAATCTACAACTAATTTAGATATTAAAAATTGTGCAACTTAAAGCTAAAAACAAGGAGATTATTGCTAATTTGCTataaataaaaatctaaaaataagGAGATTTCCTATATTAGTGACAGCATAATTAAATGCATATAAAAACACAATAAATGCTTACTTAAAAAAGCTCTAATACAATCTACTAGCAAGTTAATTCATGAATTTTAACTCAAAAACATAAAGTTAATTCATGAACAAGTATTATTGTAGTAACTGTTATATATATTATTCTATCTATATATCGTATATTGTAGCCATATATGTTACCATTATAGAGTACAATTGGTTGACACGGAGAGTAATATATGTTAggtatataatatacatatttagatatactaatttctactattatatcCACATATATTTTGTTATCATATTTTCAGTTAAATTTGCCAATTTGAATACACCATATGCTTTATAGGTATATTTTCATGTATTTTTGTTATACAATATATCATATATTTTCGTGTAGTTTTCTtatattaatattaatatattcaaataatttcttttagtcacAAAAAAATTATTGCATCAGTCATCAAGTGAAAATATTACTCCAATTACtaatactccctttgtttcaatttatgtgaacctattactatttgGGGAATCTACGAGGTGGTTCTTGAccacatttttcttatattttttataaattatttgaattataaattatcttgacttataatactttatatttagtttctaaatatataaattttatttttacaaacttgaaaatTCAATGTCAAAATTTACTGTCAAAGTTATAAAAtttgaccctcgtactccgaaaaggttcacataaattgaaacagagggagatAATTCCAAGGTCTACTGAATATGCTTGACAAATGTTTCCCTCGCAGTATAGAAACTTCAGAAAGTTTTCTTTTACAGGGGTGGTAGAGCTTTTAATATACTACTTGATTACAAATACCCTTCATACAACAGAAGATTGAAAGAATAATCGAAAGTTATCATTAATGTTTTTAGGTTGAATTTGATAGTTTTTGCAAAATGCTGAACGTATTCTCTAAGTTATTTTATATAATTAACATATTTCAAATTTGTGGTggatttattttaagaaaaagttaaaaTATCATTTCAATGCAAGACATCAAGTTTCTTCAGCATACCTAAAACGGGGGGCTTAATCGACTTAAAATCATTATTAGAATAAAAGAACCTATGAATCACGATAGAATTTTCATTGGCATCTTAGCTTGTACTTTTCCGATCTATTTCCCAAGTGTCATGAATCATTTACAGTTCTCCTTTTGCTGAATAATTAAAATGCAATGCTGCAGTATATTTTATCATGAACAATTAAGTACGTATGAGCAAATCTTCGCACCCGGCCCACCCAACACCCACAAACCCCAACCAAAAAAAGGTTGGGGAGTAGCTATATTGCGCATAATGCATATTGTGTGCATCAGAGATTTTTCAGATATGTTTGATGAACTCAATGGGATATGACCCTTAACCCCccgtttggatggtggtttcccgtggttcattaatgtatagtTTTCTaggaaaccatgtttgtttctaTTGTTCATAAAATTATGTGATATGGTGTTGTAAATCCgtggttcattccatggttatataatcatgaaaagtcccaatttttgaaaccacggatttggtggtttttccgtgattacgtatttcatttctccattataccctccaccatccaccccaccccacccccactctaccactcacccccacccctgcCCCTGCCCCACGCTACCATTCACCCCCACCCACCCCCCGCCGctcaccccaaccccaccccgccctaccacccaccctcacccccaactaccccactcctctgccacccacgcccaccaccccaaccaccaccgcccaaccccactccacaacaactcacccccaccctcatcccacactacccacccctccaccactcctacccactacccctcaccaccacccaaccccacccccacaactactcacccccaccctactacCCACTACCCCCACTCTCATTTCACcatcacccacctcacaccacccacccctcccccacccactatgtacttattttttaaagttcctattttattctttacctgagttttattaatatatataaattatttctaattaagagttaagggtattttaataaacttacaagttattatacagtaccatacagtcaaaccaaacaatacaaatgttattaaaccacaacaaacgatacagtctatccaaacattgtattcattaatacaatacaatataatacaatacaacaccatactgtaccataccatactgtacattaatgaactacaggaaacaaccatccaaacagagggtaacCTTTGGGTTATGGAAGGATTAGGAGTTAAAAGCTTATATGATCACTTAACTTTGATTTATCTTttaaaagtcactcaactttggatAAGTGGCCTccatagtcactcaactttgggtaaTTGGCCTCCATAGTCATTTTAGCAGGAAATATAAGTTTCGGTACATATTTAATGATGTGGCAGTTATAATTGTTTAAAGAGtatcttaaaaaattaaaatcaataATTAAATTTATATATTAGGATCCAATTCATCATAATTTGTGCATATAATACTAAAGTTTAGGAAATGATTCATCGctaatacataaaaaataatgaaCTTAGACAATATATCTCAAGTAATATTGCAAtgcataaataataaaaaaaaatattctaagGATATAAACTTCTATCAAATTAAATAAGTGAGCCAATAAACACAAAATAAATCATAACCTCTAAAATATTCAAAGAAAATGTTCTTAATAAGAACTTGAGCGGGAGTTTTTATAACCttatcaaccaaaaaaaaaaaaaaaacttgagatGGTCCCAACTAAAAGAACCCAATGTCTTGAATTTCTAATTATAAGAATTTCTAATCTGAAGAAGGTTGGGTTCCAAAGttataaattttatatattgTCTAAGTTCATTATTTTATGTATTAATGATGAATAATATCTTAAACTTTAGCATTATATGCACTAATTATGATGAATTGCatcctaaataaataaataaatttaattattgaTTTTAATTTTTAAGATATTTAAAAACAATTATAACTGCTGCGTCATTAAACATGTACCGGAAATTATATTTCCGGCTTAAATGACTATGGAGGCCAATTACTCAAAGTTAAGTGACTATGGAGGCCAATTatccaaagttgagtgacttttggaaGACAAAACGAAGTTAAGTGACTATAGAGGCCACTTattcaaagttgagtgacttttgaaaGACAAAATAAAGTTGAGTTACTGTAGTGACCAATTATCGAAAGTTGAGCGATCATATAAGCTTTTAAGCCAAGGTCCAAGGAATAGTGCTCATTAGCCACTTCCCTATTAGCTCAATGCTTATTATAAAGTCAACGACTAGAAAATAAATCAGGAGAGTTTTCCTAAGCAATCATGCTACCAGCAATGACCGTATCGGTTAGGCCAGCACTATATGATCAATTAGTAATAGGAGTAATATAtacttttattttattgtaaatgTAGACAGCAGAGGCACTCTCAATGCTTGCACTAAGTTCCTCCCAATTTGGAAGCGCGCGGCTAATTTAAAGGAGTTGCCTTCtttttactactactactatatatatatatatatatatatatatatatatatatatatatatagaaatatgAAGAATGGAACGATAAATTTGGATGTTTTCTCGAAATATTTTGATAAGCGGAATCCAACATGTCAAAAACTTTGATTGGGTTCAAAACCCCATAGTCCATTCTGGAACTCCACTAGAGTAAAATGCAAATAGGAGATAATTTGCTAACAACAAGAAATTAATGACTAATTTTAAACATTTCGAATCATAGAGAAGTAAATTTGGATTATTTTGCTTTTATCAATATTTTTATGCAACTAGCTAGTGAGTATATTAATGTTCCATCTATACAGTTTTAGAGTTAGCCAAAACTAAAGGCCAATTTCAAAGAGTATTAAATCTCGCCATCCCAGAGCTCCTCAATAGTTCTGTAAGAGCTTGTAGTATCATTGGATAGCCACTCTCCCCTCATGATTTTCCTCTCCTCCATTTTGTTTATGTCTAGTAAATCCCGTTCGTCTAATTTCAAATAAAGGGCCCCGATATTCTCTTTCATTCTTCTTGGATTGAAGCTCTTCACAATAACGCTTGATCCTTGAGACAAGCCCCATCGCAAAGCAACCTAATCAAATAAGaacaattcaagaaagaaaagTTGATTATTTTCTTGTTCTAGTGatctcatacacataaaaatttaaatgcatattttcatcTTTGTGTGTATTTATGTGTTTTGAGACATTTCTTACTTGTGCTGGAGTTGCATTATGCTTGAGGGCAATGGATTGGATGATAGGATGATCAACCACAGCAGTAGTTCCCCAGGCGTTACCGGGTCCATCTAAAGGCGAATATGCACTTACATGAATCCCATACTCCCTACATACTGACCTCAGCTTTCTTTGCCTCCACATTGGATGCATTTCCACCTGTCAACCACAAAACAGAttagtgatattgtccgcttttaGATCAGCTTTTGCATATTATGTTGCAATGAATATACCTGATTGACAGCAGCAGTGACACAAGCAAAATCAAGCAGTTCTTCAATTTTAGTGGAAGAAAAATTGCTGACGCCGATAGACCTACACAAGCCCATATCTAAGCACCTCTCCATGCCAGACCAAGTATTCTCCATGTCAAATTCCTCAAAGTCTtcttctgcgggaattggatagTCCACCCATGGCTTCAAAGCCACTGGCCAATGCACTAAATACATGTCTAAGTATTCCATCCCTAACCTCCTACAGAAAAAGAATGGTTTGGTAATTGtttcaaatatagaaatgtatcgcTCTTTTTTGTATTGACCAATACGAAGATAGTGTCACATAAATAAAAACATGTATATCAGTACTTACTGTAGAGTTTGGTGAAGGGCAGAAACAGGATCATGGTGGTCACTTGACCAAAGTTTAGAGGTGATATGAATGTCTTCCCTCTCAACTAAACCATCAGAAATTGCTCGTCTTAATGCATTGCTCACAGCCTGCTCAGAACCGTATATTTTGGCTGTATCAAAATGTCTGTACCCCATCTGCACCAAACAACGACCCGATAAATTAAATTTTCATTGCAAAAACATACCATAAACGAAACCTGAAAAAGAAAGAAACAGATGCTACAGTAAACATACCTTGATCGCCGTTCTAATGGCTCTCTCAGTTGTTTCTCTATCGTTTTCGCCAGAATATGTACCCATACCCATAATGGGTAGAGTTTCACCATTGTTTAGCATTGTCTGATAGCTTCtcatctttctctctctctctctttttttttttttttttttttttggcagtgTGTCTTAATTTTCTCTCTTTCACTTTGATTTGTGTATGATAGTTATTGCATGAAACCACTGAGTTTAGATTGGGTTTATATAGTTTGCGTTCCACAGAAAAAAAGTCAAAAACTTTCAGATGTGTGTCATGTGATAGAATTTCCCAATTAATCAATAGAGTTTGTTTACCGCCATCTCTGCTGGAGGACGGCCCAACTGGCCCTAATCACTAAATTAAATTGCAAAATATACAATTTTATTTGGAGGAAAGAGAAAGGTCAAGCCGCTGACTTCCATTTTGAAAAAGAAATGTAGTTCAAaaccgcccatttaaattattAAACGGAAAAGGTTCAAAAATATCCTTGATCTATTCAAAAAAGCTCATAAATActctccttccaccttttggtctaaaaatatccttaaggtttgtttttggctcaaatatacctctcaaactaacaaagttaaagttaactcttttaaaaagccaaatgacattttgtgattggacacatatattatttaatttaaaaattaaaaaatatgaacaaaactgtttttttttttttgcatttcatgaattaatcaacgaaatatgttttttttttgtttttttttgcatttcgtgaataaaaaaacgaaataggaaattataatttttttttgcatttcgtgtattaaaaaatgaaataggataaaaaattaattttgttcatataaaaacgaaattggaaaatatattttgtccaattttccaatttcgtttttatatgaacgaaaataatttttttttatcctatttcgttttttaatacacgaaatgcaaaaaaaataattataatttcctatttcgtttttttattcacgaaatgcaaaaaaaaaaacatatttcgttg
The nucleotide sequence above comes from Lycium barbarum isolate Lr01 chromosome 3, ASM1917538v2, whole genome shotgun sequence. Encoded proteins:
- the LOC132633975 gene encoding aldo-keto reductase family 4 member C8-like, which encodes MRSYQTMLNNGETLPIMGMGTYSGENDRETTERAIRTAIKMGYRHFDTAKIYGSEQAVSNALRRAISDGLVEREDIHITSKLWSSDHHDPVSALHQTLQRLGMEYLDMYLVHWPVALKPWVDYPIPAEEDFEEFDMENTWSGMERCLDMGLCRSIGVSNFSSTKIEELLDFACVTAAVNQVEMHPMWRQRKLRSVCREYGIHVSAYSPLDGPGNAWGTTAVVDHPIIQSIALKHNATPAQVALRWGLSQGSSVIVKSFNPRRMKENIGALYLKLDERDLLDINKMEERKIMRGEWLSNDTTSSYRTIEELWDGEI